The proteins below come from a single Streptomyces tubercidicus genomic window:
- a CDS encoding DUF6126 family protein, whose translation MARGHGRACPESAARPHTSARCGVLRPRVTAIRPGTQLARLPGAVLFPHRAPRRSLWRRVLLYFVVSHLLLVFLALVIYLGRHAGT comes from the coding sequence ATGGCACGGGGACACGGCCGGGCCTGCCCGGAGAGCGCCGCCCGCCCGCACACCTCGGCGCGCTGCGGTGTCCTGCGGCCCCGGGTGACCGCGATCCGCCCCGGCACCCAACTGGCGCGGCTGCCCGGCGCGGTGCTGTTCCCGCACCGCGCCCCACGGCGCAGCCTGTGGCGACGGGTGCTCCTTTACTTCGTCGTCAGCCATCTGCTGCTGGTTTTCCTGGCGCTCGTCATCTATCTGGGCCGGCACGCCGGGACATAG
- a CDS encoding ATP-binding cassette domain-containing protein yields MGDQQTNRAPGDGETAAADSHDVIQVRGARENNLADISLDIPKRRLTVFTGVSGSGKSSLVFGTIAAESQRLINETYTAFIQSFMPSQGRPDVDALRNLSAAIIVDQERMGANSRSTVGTATDAHTMLRIIFSRLGTPHVGTSTAFSFNSAEGMCPECEGLGRVSAIDTDELVDTELSLNEGAITAPGFTVGSWYWQTLAHSGFFDPDVKLKDYTPAQWDDFLHKPPTKIKVGTATLTCEGLLVRVQRTYLAKDRAAMQPHIRAFVDRAVTFTACGACGGARLNPAALGSRIAGRNIAECAALQISDLVTFVRSFNDPAVAPLVATLCHTLDSLVEIGLGYLSLDRESGTLSGGEAQRVKMVRHLGSSLTDVTYVFDEPTTGLHPHDIQRMNDLLLRLRDKGNTVLVVEHKPETIAIADHVVDLGPGAGSAGGEVCFTGDVAGLRASDTLTGRHLDHRVTLRDPVRRPTGELSISGANTHNLKDVSVGIPRGVLTVVTGVAGSGKSSLIHGALPGRDGVIVADQSPIRGSRRSNPATYTGLLGPVRTAFAKANGVKAALFSANSEGACPACKGIGLVYTDLAMMAGVASVCEECEGKRFTPKVLTYTLRGKNISEVLAMPVAEAREFFPTGQARTILDRLAEVGLGYLGLGQPLTTLSGGERQRLKLALHMAERGAVYVLDEPTTGLHLADVDQLLGLLDRLVDDGNTVIVIEHHQAVMAHADWIVDLGPGAGQDGGQIVFTGTPADLVATGDSLTARHLRSYLTTPTA; encoded by the coding sequence ATGGGGGACCAGCAGACCAACCGGGCGCCGGGCGACGGGGAGACAGCCGCCGCGGACAGCCATGACGTGATCCAGGTCCGTGGCGCCCGGGAGAACAATCTCGCCGATATCTCGCTCGACATACCCAAGCGCCGGCTCACGGTCTTCACCGGTGTCTCCGGCTCGGGGAAGTCCTCGCTGGTGTTCGGCACCATCGCCGCCGAATCGCAGCGGCTCATCAATGAGACCTATACGGCCTTCATCCAGTCCTTCATGCCGAGCCAGGGCCGTCCCGACGTCGACGCGCTGCGCAATCTCAGCGCGGCGATCATCGTGGACCAGGAGCGGATGGGCGCCAACTCCCGCTCCACGGTCGGCACCGCGACCGATGCGCACACCATGCTGCGGATCATCTTCAGCCGCCTCGGCACCCCGCACGTCGGTACCTCCACCGCCTTCAGCTTCAACAGCGCCGAGGGCATGTGCCCGGAGTGCGAGGGGCTCGGCCGGGTCTCGGCGATCGATACCGACGAACTGGTGGACACCGAACTCTCCCTCAACGAGGGCGCGATCACCGCTCCCGGCTTCACCGTCGGCTCGTGGTACTGGCAGACCCTCGCCCACTCCGGATTCTTCGACCCGGACGTCAAGCTCAAGGACTACACCCCGGCCCAGTGGGACGACTTCCTGCACAAGCCCCCGACCAAGATCAAGGTGGGCACCGCCACCCTCACCTGCGAGGGCCTTCTGGTGCGGGTGCAGCGCACCTACCTCGCCAAGGACCGCGCCGCGATGCAGCCGCACATCCGGGCCTTCGTCGACCGGGCGGTGACCTTCACCGCCTGCGGTGCCTGCGGCGGCGCCCGCCTCAACCCCGCCGCGCTCGGCTCCCGGATCGCCGGCCGCAATATCGCCGAATGCGCCGCCCTGCAGATCAGCGACCTGGTCACCTTCGTCCGGAGCTTCAACGACCCCGCGGTCGCCCCGCTGGTCGCCACCCTCTGCCACACCCTCGACTCGCTCGTCGAGATCGGCCTGGGCTATCTGAGCCTGGACCGGGAGTCCGGCACGCTGTCCGGCGGTGAGGCCCAGCGGGTGAAGATGGTCCGTCACCTCGGCTCCAGCCTGACCGATGTCACCTATGTCTTCGACGAGCCGACCACCGGACTGCACCCGCATGACATCCAGCGGATGAACGACCTGCTGCTGCGGCTGCGCGACAAGGGCAACACGGTCCTGGTCGTCGAGCACAAACCCGAGACGATCGCGATCGCCGACCATGTCGTCGACCTCGGTCCGGGAGCCGGATCCGCCGGGGGAGAGGTCTGCTTCACCGGCGATGTCGCCGGGCTCCGTGCCTCCGACACCCTGACCGGGCGTCATCTCGACCACCGCGTCACGCTGCGCGATCCGGTCCGGCGGCCCACCGGCGAGCTGTCGATCAGCGGCGCGAACACCCATAACCTCAAGGACGTCAGCGTCGGCATCCCGCGCGGGGTGCTCACCGTCGTCACCGGCGTCGCGGGGTCCGGCAAGAGTTCCCTGATCCATGGCGCACTGCCCGGACGGGACGGCGTGATCGTCGCCGACCAGTCCCCGATCCGGGGCTCCCGGCGGTCCAACCCGGCCACCTACACCGGGCTGCTCGGCCCGGTCCGTACGGCCTTCGCCAAGGCCAACGGGGTCAAGGCCGCCCTGTTCAGCGCGAACTCCGAAGGGGCCTGTCCCGCCTGCAAGGGCATCGGCCTGGTCTACACCGACCTCGCGATGATGGCGGGGGTGGCCTCGGTGTGCGAGGAGTGCGAGGGAAAGCGGTTCACCCCCAAGGTCCTCACCTACACCCTGCGCGGCAAGAACATCAGCGAGGTCCTCGCCATGCCGGTCGCCGAGGCCCGGGAGTTCTTCCCCACCGGACAAGCCCGCACCATCCTCGACCGCCTCGCGGAGGTGGGCCTGGGCTATCTCGGCCTGGGCCAGCCGCTCACCACCCTCTCCGGCGGCGAACGCCAGCGTCTCAAACTCGCCCTCCACATGGCGGAGCGCGGTGCCGTCTACGTCCTCGACGAGCCGACCACCGGACTCCATCTCGCCGATGTGGACCAGCTGCTGGGCCTGCTCGACCGGCTGGTCGACGACGGCAACACCGTCATCGTCATCGAGCACCACCAAGCCGTGATGGCCCACGCCGACTGGATCGTCGACCTCGGACCCGGCGCCGGCCAGGACGGCGGGCAGATCGTCTTCACCGGCACCCCCGCCGATCTCGTCGCCACCGGGGACTCGCTGACGGCACGCCATCTGCGCAGCTACCTCACGACACCCACCGCGTAA
- a CDS encoding CDP-alcohol phosphatidyltransferase family protein: MGVQLLLLEALCRMAGLSPVGWLTGTVFAVATWVVLTVALRRSWTPSFGMANRVTLARTILVGGVTALVADSFERRAPVAVLVALAAVALVLDAVDGQVARRTGTATPLGARFDMEVDAFLILVLCVYLVVPLGAWVLCIGLMRYLFVAASWGWPWLRGALPHSMARKTVAALQGVVLVVAGAGILPRTAAAIAVSAALALLVWSFGRDVGWLWRVRGLTVGTAAAPGGVRAGAGRGAMSRRAGPDR, translated from the coding sequence ATGGGAGTGCAGCTGCTCCTGCTCGAAGCGCTCTGCCGGATGGCCGGTCTGAGCCCCGTGGGGTGGCTCACGGGCACCGTGTTCGCCGTGGCCACCTGGGTCGTGCTCACCGTCGCGCTGCGCCGCTCGTGGACCCCGTCGTTCGGCATGGCCAACCGCGTCACCCTGGCCCGCACGATCCTCGTCGGCGGGGTGACGGCGCTGGTCGCCGACTCCTTCGAGCGGCGGGCGCCGGTCGCGGTGCTGGTCGCCCTCGCCGCCGTGGCACTGGTCCTGGACGCGGTGGACGGTCAGGTGGCCCGGCGCACCGGCACCGCGACGCCGCTGGGGGCGCGCTTCGACATGGAGGTCGACGCCTTCCTCATCCTGGTGCTCTGTGTCTATCTCGTGGTCCCGCTGGGCGCGTGGGTGCTGTGCATCGGGCTCATGCGGTACCTCTTCGTCGCGGCGTCCTGGGGGTGGCCGTGGCTGCGCGGTGCGCTGCCGCACAGCATGGCCCGCAAGACCGTGGCGGCGCTGCAGGGCGTCGTCCTGGTCGTGGCCGGTGCCGGGATTCTGCCGCGGACGGCGGCGGCGATCGCGGTGAGCGCGGCGCTGGCGCTGCTCGTCTGGTCCTTCGGGCGTGATGTCGGCTGGCTGTGGCGGGTCAGGGGGCTCACGGTCGGCACCGCCGCGGCACCTGGCGGGGTCCGGGCCGGGGCCGGTCGGGGCGCTATGTCCCGGCGTGCCGGCCCAGATAGATGA
- a CDS encoding ArsR/SmtB family transcription factor produces the protein MNGAWLPVCQAKADFFRMLGHPVRIRVLELLQSGPMPVSGLLSAIGVEPSALSQQLAVLRRSGMVTATRSGSTVVYELAGGEVTELLRSARRALTEVLSGQHALLTELRQAEAGARPAADGVPATGGVAAVS, from the coding sequence ATGAACGGTGCGTGGCTTCCGGTCTGTCAGGCCAAGGCCGATTTCTTCCGGATGCTGGGCCATCCGGTCCGTATCCGGGTGCTGGAACTGCTCCAGAGCGGGCCGATGCCGGTGAGCGGTCTGCTCTCCGCGATCGGGGTGGAGCCTTCCGCGCTCTCCCAGCAGCTGGCGGTGCTGCGTCGCTCGGGCATGGTGACGGCCACCCGCAGCGGTTCCACCGTCGTCTACGAGCTGGCCGGCGGCGAGGTCACCGAGCTGCTGCGGTCCGCCCGCCGGGCCCTCACCGAGGTGCTCAGCGGACAGCACGCCCTGCTCACCGAACTCCGGCAGGCCGAGGCCGGCGCACGCCCGGCGGCCGACGGGGTGCCGGCAACCGGCGGAGTGGCGGCGGTCTCGTGA
- a CDS encoding VOC family protein: MTSLVRHLTIDCTDAYRLASFWAEVLDGKLAEDDLPGDPEATVTAAGGALLFIAVPEAKTGKNRVHLDLQPTDRGREAEVERLLALGATLVADHRRADGTGWATLADIEGNEFCVERSAAERSATEGAG, encoded by the coding sequence ATGACTTCACTGGTACGTCACCTCACCATCGACTGCACCGACGCCTATCGTCTGGCGAGCTTCTGGGCCGAGGTACTGGACGGCAAGCTGGCCGAGGACGATCTGCCGGGCGATCCCGAGGCCACGGTCACCGCCGCGGGCGGTGCGCTGCTGTTCATCGCGGTGCCCGAGGCCAAGACCGGGAAGAACCGGGTGCATCTGGATCTCCAGCCGACGGACCGCGGCCGGGAAGCGGAGGTCGAACGGCTGCTGGCGCTCGGCGCGACCCTGGTGGCCGACCACCGGAGGGCGGATGGGACCGGGTGGGCGACGCTGGCCGATATCGAGGGCAATGAGTTCTGCGTGGAACGCAGCGCGGCGGAGCGCAGTGCGACGGAAGGGGCGGGCTGA
- a CDS encoding zinc-dependent alcohol dehydrogenase: protein MPRVACAFWLNAPGQGEIRTVPLPDPGADEVLVRTLCSGVSRGTETLVFRGGVPTSQHSLMRAPFQEGDFPAPLKYGYLNVGVVEEGPSALLGRTVFCLYPHQTHYVVPASAVTPVPDSVPASRAVLAGTVETAVNALWDAAPLVGDRIAVIGAGMVGCGVAAILARYPAVRVQLVDADPAREATARALGVDFALPQDALGDCDLVVHASATEQGLTRALELLAPEGTVIELSWYGDRQVSLPLGEAFHSRRLVVRSSQVGAVSPARRARRTFADRLALALDLLADPAFDALITGESAFEELPEVLPRLVSGDLPALCHRIRYGPAEG, encoded by the coding sequence ATGCCGCGCGTCGCTTGTGCGTTTTGGCTAAACGCTCCAGGTCAGGGTGAAATCCGGACGGTACCGCTGCCGGACCCCGGTGCCGATGAGGTGCTGGTGCGCACGCTCTGTTCCGGAGTGAGCCGCGGAACGGAGACCCTGGTCTTCCGCGGCGGCGTCCCCACGAGCCAGCACTCCCTGATGCGAGCACCCTTCCAGGAAGGCGATTTCCCCGCACCCCTCAAATACGGCTACCTCAATGTCGGTGTCGTCGAGGAAGGGCCGTCCGCCCTGCTGGGCCGCACCGTCTTCTGCCTCTACCCGCACCAGACGCACTATGTCGTCCCGGCGAGCGCGGTCACTCCGGTACCCGACTCCGTCCCCGCCTCGCGGGCCGTACTGGCGGGCACGGTGGAGACCGCGGTGAACGCCCTGTGGGACGCCGCGCCGCTGGTCGGCGACCGGATCGCGGTGATCGGCGCGGGCATGGTGGGCTGCGGCGTCGCCGCGATCCTCGCCCGCTACCCGGCGGTCCGGGTGCAGCTGGTGGACGCCGACCCCGCGCGGGAGGCGACCGCCAGGGCACTGGGCGTGGACTTCGCGCTGCCGCAGGACGCCCTGGGCGACTGCGACCTCGTCGTGCACGCCAGCGCCACCGAGCAGGGGCTGACGCGCGCGCTCGAACTGCTCGCTCCGGAAGGCACCGTGATCGAGCTGAGCTGGTACGGAGACCGGCAGGTCAGCCTGCCGCTGGGGGAGGCCTTCCACTCCCGCCGGCTGGTCGTCCGCAGCAGTCAGGTGGGCGCGGTCTCCCCGGCCCGCCGCGCCCGCCGCACCTTCGCCGACCGGCTCGCCCTCGCCCTGGACCTGCTCGCCGACCCCGCCTTCGACGCGCTGATCACCGGCGAGTCCGCCTTCGAGGAGCTGCCGGAGGTACTGCCCCGGCTCGTCTCCGGCGATCTCCCGGCGCTGTGCCACCGCATCCGTTACGGGCCGGCGGAGGGCTGA
- a CDS encoding siderophore-interacting protein, whose protein sequence is MTAVPVALIQVTDVRRITPHMVRVTFAGDGLDDFPTWPDQQLKLLFPRAGQRAPRLPGEAADGDAMRWYQAFLALPEDERPWMRSYTVRAYDPVRHRITVDFVLHGTTATAGPATRWAASAAVGDLLARYGPSAVYAKPLPLDRADWLLLAGDATALPAIGSLVEALPPGARALACIEVADAADEQHFTTRADLTVRWVHADGRHDALPAAVRALTFPPGSVSAWLAGEAGAVRALRRHLIEERGIDKRQIDFSGYWRRTLTQDDAPTEEGLAEAQERLAAARPPQG, encoded by the coding sequence ATGACGGCCGTGCCCGTCGCGCTCATCCAGGTCACCGACGTCCGCCGGATCACCCCGCACATGGTCCGCGTCACCTTCGCCGGAGACGGCCTCGACGACTTCCCGACCTGGCCCGACCAGCAGCTCAAGCTGCTCTTCCCCAGGGCGGGCCAACGGGCTCCCCGGCTGCCCGGGGAAGCGGCCGACGGCGATGCGATGCGCTGGTACCAGGCGTTTCTCGCTCTCCCCGAGGACGAAAGGCCGTGGATGCGCAGCTATACGGTGCGCGCCTACGACCCCGTCCGGCACCGGATCACCGTGGACTTCGTGCTGCACGGCACGACGGCGACGGCCGGTCCGGCGACCCGGTGGGCGGCCTCGGCCGCGGTGGGCGACCTCCTCGCCCGGTACGGACCGTCGGCGGTGTACGCCAAGCCGCTGCCGCTCGACCGGGCCGACTGGCTGCTGCTGGCCGGCGATGCGACCGCCCTGCCGGCCATCGGCTCCCTCGTCGAGGCGCTGCCGCCCGGCGCCCGCGCACTGGCCTGCATCGAGGTCGCCGACGCGGCCGACGAGCAGCACTTCACGACCCGCGCTGACCTCACCGTGCGGTGGGTGCACGCGGACGGACGCCATGACGCCCTCCCGGCGGCCGTACGGGCCCTCACCTTCCCGCCCGGGTCGGTCTCCGCCTGGCTGGCCGGTGAGGCGGGCGCGGTCCGTGCGCTGCGGCGCCATCTGATCGAGGAGCGCGGTATCGACAAACGGCAGATCGACTTCAGCGGGTACTGGCGCCGTACGCTCACCCAGGACGACGCCCCGACGGAGGAGGGTCTGGCCGAGGCACAGGAACGCCTGGCGGCCGCCCGGCCCCCGCAGGGCTGA